The Arachis hypogaea cultivar Tifrunner chromosome 19, arahy.Tifrunner.gnm2.J5K5, whole genome shotgun sequence genome has a window encoding:
- the LOC112779250 gene encoding coatomer subunit zeta-2 → MASHGMCPSVKNILLLDSEGKRVAVKYYSDDWPTNNAKLAFEKFVFSKTVKTNARTEAEVTLLENNIIIYKFVQDLHFFVTGGDDENELILASVLQGFFDAVTLLLRSNVDKREALENLDLILLCLDEIVDGGIILETNGALIAEKVTSSSLDADAPLSEQTLTQAWATARDHLTRTLLK, encoded by the exons GGTATGTGTCCTTCAGTGAAGAACATTCTTCTTCTAGACTCTGAAGGGAAGCGTGTGGCAGTCAAGTATTACTCTGATGACTGGCCAACCAACAATGCAAAGTTAGCTTTTGAGAAGTTTGTATTTAGCaagactgttaagacaaatgcGCGTACAGAAG CTGAGGTAACGCTACTAGAGAACAATATCATTATCTACAAGTTTGTACAAGACCTGCATTTCTTTGTCACTGGTGGTGATGATGAAAATGAGCTCATTTTAGCGTCGGTTCTTCAGGGTTTCTTTGACGCGGTCACCCTTTTGTTAAG GAGCAATGTTGACAAGAGAGAGGCacttgagaacttggatctaatTCTTTTATGTCTTGATGAAATTGTTGATGGAGG GATCATACTTGAAACAAATGGAGCTCTTATTGCTGAAAAAGTGACATCCAGTAGCTTGGATGCCGATGCTCCCTTGTCTGAGCAG ACACTAACTCAAGCATGGGCTACAGCCAGAGATCATTTGACAAGAACCCTTTTAAAATGA
- the LOC112777832 gene encoding uncharacterized protein — MKSFWNNLGYQGVGIVEANGHSGGIWVLCSNSNISVRVLDVVDQCISFEITMGNTSSYCSAVYANPHIHRRKELWGDLTRIANMIHGPWIVLGDFNDVLLQSEVRGGQFRLARAEQFAETLEDCGLFDMGAIGRRFTWYRKVKGGVQVAKKLDRAVINQDWRLMFPEAYTEVLARLHFDHCPLFTRCKMEKRATKGHRPFRFQAAWMTHPLFRNVVDTAWNRGAPDVVKCLLEVQKDATSFNKKVFGNIFVKKRELERLLNDVQITLESREDQQLRIKEQVLHQELNDVLLQEELLWYQKSREQWVRCGDRNTKFFHLQTVIRRKRNKIHGLFLEDGSWATETTTLEMAANSFFQKLFSTREDIDLDAMGLFPCPSLSTEACQKLVEPVTSEEVKRAVMTMSSFKAPGPDGFQAIFYKEFWDSLSNDVCGLVKRAFEGEPLNAAIFDTLIVLIPKVEVPSSLREFRPISLCNVIYKIVTKVLVNRFRPFLSEIIGPLQGGFIPGRGTTENIIIAQEIMHFMRNTKSRKGTMAFKIDLEKAYDRVDWRFLEATLVRFGFPKATINLILNCVTSSSLAVLWNGNRLQNFNPKRGLRQGDPMSPYLFVLCMEMLACFISHRVSQGLWNPVAVSRNGPRLSHLMFADDLLLFCKASKAQVIEVMHCLDLFSRASGLKVNLHKSKAQCSKRVSERRKEVLSGVSNIRFCNDLGKYLRINIGHARASRKTAQEIIEKISRKLSSWKGRLLNKAGRLCQETGKGLPLVRWEVAITPKKAGGLGIRDTSCANMALMGKLVWDCLNNSEKLWVQVLKHKYLRNQSGMNGNSRNSSSATWKNIVSAYEHLKEGLHWNIGDVHKSVWYDEWTPFEKFKFTMWLSLHDALPTETFRFKRHLASSDMCKRCNKVQETMEHCLRDCERSKAIWYMLDPSILDSTAGTALEEWFRKALANNEASFGAGLWWTIRLLPWPELPPRTYSFTGIEAMPLGLSEIACVGNHR, encoded by the exons ATGAAATCTTTTTGGAATAATCTAGGTTACCAGGGTGTTGGTATTGTTGAGGCTAATGGTCATAGTGGGGGTATCTGGGTTCTATGTTCTAATTCAAATATTTCTGTGAGAGTATTGGATGTAGTTGATCAATGTATCAGTTTTGAAATCACTATGGGCAATACATCTAGTTACTGCAGTGCGGTGTATGCTAATCCGCATATACATCGGCGTAAAGAATTGTGGGGTGACTTGACAAGGATTGCTAATATGATCCACGGACCTTGGATTGTGTTAGGGGACTTTAATGATGTTCTATTGCAGAGTGAAGTTAGAGGGGGGCAATTTAGACTTGCCAGAGCAGAACAATTTGCGGAAACATTGGAGGATTGTGGGCTGTTTGATATGGGAGCTATTGGGAGAAGATTCACTTGGTATAGGAAGGTGAAAGGTGGGGTGCAGGTGGCCAAGAAGCTTGATAGAGCAGTCATCAACCAGGACTGGCGACTAATGTTTCCGGAGGCTTATACTGAGGTGCTGGCGCGCCTTCACTTTGATCATTGCCCATTATTCACTAGGTGTAAGATGGAAAAGAGGGCTACCAAGGGCCATCGTCCGTTCAGATTCCAGGCTGCGTGGATGACTCATCCTCTTTTTAGGAATGTTGTTGATACAGCTTGGAATAGAGGAGCTCCGGATGTAGTCAAATGTTTGTTGGAGGTTCAAAAAGATGCAACTAGCttcaataaaaaggtttttggcaatatttttgttaagaaaagggAGTTGGAGAGGCTTTTGAATGACGTTCAGATTACTCTGGAAAGTCGGGAGGATCAACAGCTTAGGATCAAAGAGCAAGTTTTGCATCAGGAACTGAATGATGTCCTTCTTCAAGAAGAGTTGTTGTGGTATCAAAAATCTAGAGAACAATGGGTGAGATGTGGagacagaaatacaaaattttttcatctGCAGACAGTTATCAGGAgaaagaggaacaaaattcatgggTTATTTTTGGAGGATGGGTCTTGGGCCACAGAGACTACGACTCTAGAAATGGCGGcaaattctttctttcaaaagcTCTTTTCTACAAGGGAGGATATTGACCTGGACGCCATGGGGCTTTTTCCTTGCCCGTCTCTTAGTACTGAGGCTTGTCAAAAGTTAGTGGAACCGGTGACGTCTGAAGAGGTTAAAAGAGCTGTGATGACCATGAGTTCATTTAAAGCCCCAGGGCCAGATGGATTTCAAGCAATTTTCTACAAAGAGTTCTGGGACTCTCTTAGCAACGATGTGTGTGGACTGGTCAAGCGAGCCTTTGAGGGTGAGCCACTGAATGCGGCTATTTTCGATACTCTCATTGTTCTAATTCCTAAAGTGGAAGTTCCCTCTTCCTTACGGGAGTTTCGGCCTATTAGCttatgtaatgtaatttataaaattgtcacaAAGGTTCTAGTTAACAGGTTCAGACCTTTCTTGTCGGAGATCATTGGTCCTTTGCAAGGAGGGTTCATTCCAGGAAGAGGAACCACAGAGAATATTATCATTGCTCAAGAGATTATGCACTTCATGAGGAACACCAAGTCTCGAAAAGGGACCATGGCAttcaagattgatttggaaaaagcttatGACAGGGTAGACTGGCGTTTTCTGGAAGCTACTTTGGTCCGGTTTGGGTTTCCAAAGGCTACCATTAATCTTATATTGAATTGTGTGACTTCCTCTTCGTTGGCAGTTTTGTGGAATGGGAACAGGCTCCAAAATTTCAATCCGAAGAGAGGGTtgaggcaaggagatcctatgtCTCCTTATCTTTTTGTACTCTGTATGGAAATGCTTGCCTGCTTTATCTCTCATAGAGTTTCCCAAGGTTTGTGGAACCCAGTTGCGGTTTCTAGGAATGGACCACGactctctcatttgatgtttgcagatgatctttTGCTTTTCTGTAAGGCATCAAAAGCTCAAGTAATAGAGGTCATGCATTGTTTGGACTTGTTTTCTAGAGCGTCAGGTTTAAAGGTAAATCTTCATAAGTCAAAGGCTCAGTGTTCCAAGAGGGTGTCAGAGAGGAGAAAAGAGGTTCTCTCAGGGGTCTCTAACATCCGGTTCTGCAATGATTTGGGTAAATACCTGAGAATTAACATCGGTCATGCCAGAGCTTCCAGGAAGACGGCTCAGgagattattgaaaaaatttcgagGAAGCTCTCCAGTTGGAAAGGACGCCTACTGAATAAGGCAGGGAGGCTTT GCCAAGAGACTGGAAAAGGGCTGCCTCTGGTCAGGTGGGAGGTCGCCATAACTCCTAAAAAGGCAGGAGGATTGGGTATTAGGGATACTTCCTGTGCTAACATGGCGCTTATGGGAAAGTTGGTATGGGATTGTCTAAATAATAGTGAGAAGTTATGGGTGCAGGTTCTGAAGCATAAATATCTCAGAAATCAATCTGGTATGAACGGAAACAGTAGAAATTCTTCATCGGCTACCTGGAAGAACATTGTTAGTGCCTATGAGCATCTCAAGGAAGGGCTTCATTGGAATATTGGGGATGTCCACAAATCAGTTTGGTATGATGAGTGGACTCCTTTTG agaagttcaaatttactatgtGGCTTAGCTTACATGATGCTCTACCAACTGAGACCTTTCGATTCAAGCGGCATTTAGCTTCTTCAGATATGTGTAAGCGATGTAACAAGGTACAGGAGACTATGGAGCATTGCCTTAGAGACTGTGAACGATCAAAGGCAATCTGGTATATGTTGGATCCTAGTATCCTGGACTCGACGGCTGGTACTGCTCTTGAAGAGTGGTTTCGGAAGGCCTTGGCTAACAATGAGGCGTCCTTTGGTGCAGGGCTTTGGTGG ACCATAAGGTTGTTGCCTTGGCCAGAATTACCGCCAAGAACTTACAGCTTTACAGGAATCGAAGCAATGCCTTTAGGTCTCTCCGAAATTGCCTGTGTTGGGAACCACCGGTAG